A stretch of Arachis hypogaea cultivar Tifrunner chromosome 15, arahy.Tifrunner.gnm2.J5K5, whole genome shotgun sequence DNA encodes these proteins:
- the LOC112746976 gene encoding probable NAD(P)H dehydrogenase (quinone) FQR1-like 1, translating into MYGHVEKLAQEIKKGAASVEGVEVKIWQVPETLPEEVLGKMGAPPKTDAPIITADELATADGFVFGFPTRFGMMPAQFKAFLNSTGGLWRTQQLAGKPAGIFYSTGSQGGEQETTALTAITQLVHHGMIFIPIGYTFGAGMFEMENVKDGSPYGAGTYAGDGSRQPSQLELDQAFHQGKYLASITKKLKKEQAA; encoded by the exons ATGTATGGACATGTTGAGAAGCTAGCACAAGAAATCAAGAAAGGCGCTGCTTCGGTAGAAGGCGTTGAGGTCAAAATATGGCAG GTGCCTGAGACACTGCCAGAAGAAGTGCTTGGTAAGATGGGTGCACCACCAAAGACTGATGCACCAATCATCACCGCCGACGAGCTGGCCACGGCTGATGGTTTTGTCTTTGGCTTCCCTACTAGATTCGGGATGATGCCTGCTCAATTTAAGGCTTTCCTAAATTCCACCGGAGGTCTATGGAGGACACAACAGCTTGCAGGCAAGCCTGCCGGAATCTTCTATAGCACCGGTTCCCAGGGCGGCGAACAAGAGACGACAGC GCTTACTGCTATCACTCAGCTTGTGCATCACGGAATGATATTCATTCCGATCGGATACACATTTGGTGCCGGCATGTTTGAGATGGAGAACGTGAAAGATGGAAGCCCATACGGGGCCGGAACTTATGCCGGTGATGGCTCAAGGCAGCCATCTCAGCTTGAGTTGGACCAAGCATTCCACCAAGGAAAGTATCTTGCATCCATCACAAAGAAGCTCAAGAAGGAACAAGCTGCATAA